In the Danaus plexippus chromosome 4, MEX_DaPlex, whole genome shotgun sequence genome, one interval contains:
- the LOC116768304 gene encoding uncharacterized protein LOC116768304, translated as MLEPWNDRSILPPPINTSKCNYDIDLIGLKHACTSIIHILSKQSPLHKESAIFSRFVYKFDKKFRNDIGYKNFKKVNTALRRYLVVGLLKDVQKFLNVLPSEDESSPYFPTKQMLEYVLVRLITFSKIMFRITVCSKKASIFYLNRIRRGESHWMCLMPYALLSRVWSLSLVLLQHSSKWYSRLHQYLNQLPDKGVSIFAHDYEIPDNLDTLINIKNINKEGRFEWTQKLSLDVDAILVEDEEGELCESILKYVNNINKTSSKTAKTEKPDIQMTLPVEDRIVDNMRQQTMKNSQKVNNDQGVAISREMFKKLYKKDTTETNPVQKEKKIINHNIENVVDGNSLQKFIRDEEEFRNNSDEKSLTTHLSFMQWQALKTALLKLDNPLKAEKLVRKTKKIWQNKCLDYK; from the exons atgttagaGCCTTGGAACGATCGATCTATTTTGCCACCCCCAATTAACACATCTAAATGTAACTACGATATTG atttAATTGGCCTAAAACACGCTTGTACTtctattattcatattttatcgaAGCAGTCTCCTTTGCATAAGGAAAGTGCAATTTTCTCAAGATTTGTGTATAAGTTTGATAAGAAATTTCGAAATGACATTGgttacaaaaactttaagaaAGTAAATACTGCCCTACGCCGATATTTAGTTGTGGGTTTACTAAAAGATGTTCAAAAGTTTCTTAATGTTTTACCATCTGAAGATGAATCTTCACCATATTTCCctacaaaacaaatgttaGAATATGTATTAGTACGTCTTATAACTTTctccaaaataatgtttagaaTAACAGTCTGCTCAAAAAAagcttctatattttatttgaatagaatCAGACGGGGGGAAAGTCACTGGATGTGTCTCATGCCTTATGCCCTATTGAGCCGTGTGTGGTCTCTCAGCTTAGTTTTGCTTCAACATTCTAGTAAGTGGTATAGTAGAttacatcaatatttaaatcagcTACCAGATAAAGGTGTAAGTATTTTTGCACATGATTATGAGATACCAGACAACTTGGATacattgattaatataaaaaatataaataaagaaggcAGATTTGAATGGACACAGAAATTAAGTTTAGATGTAGATGCTATTTTAGTTGAAGATGAAGAAGGTGAACTCTGTGAGAGCATATTGAAAtatgtcaataatataaataaaacatccaGTAAAACCGCTAAAACTGAAAAACCAGACATACAAATGACACTTCCTGTTGAAGACAGAATTGTAGACAATATGAGACAACAAACTATGAAGAACTCTCAAAAAGTCAATAATGACCAGGGTGTAGCTATATCAagagaaatgtttaaaaaactatacaagAAAGACACTACCGAGACAAATCCTGTtcaaaaagagaaaaaaataattaatcataacaTTGAAAATGTTGTCGATGGAAACAGTCTACAGAAATTTATAAGGGACGAAGAAGAATTCAGAAATAATTCTGATGAAAAATCTCTTACTACCCACTTGAGTTTCATGCAATGGCAAGCTCTGAAAACTGCGCTTTTGAAGTTGGATAATCCTCTCAAAGCTGAAAAACTTgtgagaaaaacaaaaaaaatatggcaaaacaaatgtttggactataagtga
- the LOC116768303 gene encoding protein cappuccino isoform X2, with translation MLLNWFASSTSEDNHLRNILNSQDLKTLGVQYCTHLLAAGVLRQIPDKDAPTEKIFKPNLMYYWSHMEMPASQPVTPGRLDMSSWPPERDTLNLKTQTQITNYCTMENQYNKQHSEDVNDIAEAKFVISQLKRKLQELEYQLENYKMSPQIGLINKKINNTFMSTPENLSNRNKIDLVSREVQTINDSEVIRLSDKPVINYKDASTGVNEDCNLELSRLGKNNELYNNDLLGKSEKRSEKIENYCKLNKSRDTNNAYRNEDITNISGNGNRKLSNRERDLLITNLTNQLYSIDDNNINNTCESSSDASFLSTTTELLSSSSNRFLDINQDNISNSSIEFLCRNDDKKTDCNIQSSDLKNSIIPIQTIEARDVTLSDMNLTLKGSAKSNDCQSAATPPPPYPGMLPSPPPAPGTIQDQSLCKESKSPDIKQQSSTPANQHKIDLLDDSKGSPTQDIVKSSSIDESPKSNRNLDCFREIENNDLKAKNFNSVSSNQYDERKRNSINSSLPLSNDNVLPPPQSQESTVLSPQDIKVDDTKTPDIPGLEPLSLKLELPSTESPKTAISPHSPVKVVGPPPPPMPGTEGLTPVMPIMGPPPPPMLGMGPPPPPMPGMGPPPPPMPGMGPPPPPMPGMGPPPPPMPGMGPPPPPMPGMGPPPPPMPGMGPPPPPLPGMGPPPPPMTGLGPPSPLTPGMPPPPPLNAGPVPFPAPPVGGWNMQRATLRKTPIKPAAPMKPLYWTRILAPPIPPSCQGDPETSGFKPLWLEIEEAKLDNIDEFANLFSRQVVKAPVKKKVEVKSKIQPIKILDSKRSQNVGILAQSLHVEFSEIENAIYNFDTSVVSLEALQQIYELRAKDEELMMIKEHLKTKPGVPLDKPEAFLHDLSGIHNFAERISCFTFQAEFDDAANTIMHKLDNLKHTCEFLVTNESLKQLFAIILALGNYMNGGNGQRGQADGFGLEILSKLKDVKSKQSHITLLHFIVRTYMRVSSLGALPVPEPGDVARAAALDFAEVATSLNTLRTNLDECREKVEKVIETDARIQKTEDENASCESKKRLEVFKDKMTAFLNAAGEKLKTENDNLSECKNKFIATVKFYQYSPKCGKVEDCEPKEFFSLWTSFCSDFKDIYKKEEQIAIKEKLKETKKLQCERKANTQPKKEGGLKARLQKLSSTKK, from the exons ATGCTTCTTAATTGGTTCGCATCATCCACATCTGAAGATAATCATTTGCGGAACATTCTCAACAGTCAGGATCTCAAAACACTTGGGGTACAATACTGTACGCACTTGCTGGCGGCCGGTGTCTTAAGACAGATACCTGACAAGGATGCTCCAactgagaaaatatttaag CCTAATCTAATGTATTATTGGTCACACATGGAGATGCCAGCATCTCAGCCAGTCACACCGGGAAGATTAGACATGTCCTCATGGCCGCCTGAACGTGATACACTTAActtaaaaacacaaacacaaaTCACCAACTATTGTACTATGGAGAACCAATATAACAAACAGCACAGTGAAGATGTTAATGACATAGCTGAGGCAAAGTTTGTTATATCACAGTTAAAAAGGAAACTTCAAGAATTAGAATACCAgttggaaaattataaaatgagtcCACAAATtggattaattaataaaaagattaataaCACATTTATGTCGACTCCAGAAAATTTATCGAACaggaataaaattgatttagtcAGTAGAGAGGTTCAAACAATAAATGATAGTGAAGTTATTAGGCTGTCAGACAAACctgtgataaattataaagatgcAAGTACAGGTGTAAATGAAGATTGCAATTTAGAATTAAGTAGATTAggtaaaaacaatgaattgtATAATAACGATTTACTAGGTAAATCAGAAAAGAGATctgaaaaaatagaaaattattgtaaattaaataaaagtcgaGATACTAATAATGCTTATCGGAATGaagatataacaaatataagtgGTAACGGCAATAGAAAGCTTAGTAATAGAGAAAGAGATTTACTAATCACGAATCTTACAAATCAACTATATAGTAtagatgataataatattaataatacatgtgAAAGCTCCTCGGATGCTTCATTCTTAAGTACAACAACAGAACTTTTAAGTAGCAGTAGTAACAGATTCTTGGACATCAATCAGGACAATATATCTAACTCATCTATAGAATTTCTTTGTAGAAATGATGATAAGAAAACTGATTGTAATATACAATCGTCAGATTTGAAAAATAGCATTATCCCAATACAAACTATAGAAGCAAGAGATGTTACGTTATCAGATATGAACCTCACATTGAAAGGTTCTGCTAAAAGTAATGATTGTCAATCTGCTGCTACACCACCGCCTCCGTACCCTGGGATGCTGCCATCTCCCCCACCTGCGCCAGGGACAATCCAAGATCAGTCACTTTGCAAGGAATCAAAATCACCTGACATAAAACAACAGTCATCAACACCAGCTAATCAACACAAAATCGACTTACTTGATGACAGTAAAGGTTCCCCAACACAAGATATTGTTAAAAGTTCCAGTATTGATGAATCTCCAAAATCAAACAGAAATCTAGACTGTTTCAGAGAAATCGAAAATAATGACTTAAAAGCTAAAAACTTCAATTCAGTCTCTTCAAACCAATATGATGAAAGGAAAAGAAATAGTATAAATTCCTCACTACCTCTCTCCAATGATAACGTGTTACCACCGCCACAATCACAAGAGTCCACAGTATTATCTCCTCAAGATATTAAAGTAGACGATACTAAAACGCCGGATATCCCTGGTCTAGAACCGCTGTCTTTAAAGTTGGAGTTACCGAGTACAGAATCACCAAAAACAGCGATAAGTCCGCATTCACCAGTAAAAGTTGTGGGTCCTCCACCCCCACCTATGCCTGGAACTGAGGGTCTCACACCAGTAATGCCAATTATGGGCCCCCCTCCCCCGCCAATGCTTGGAATGGGTCCCCCTCCTCCACCGATGCCTGGAATGGGCCCCCCTCCCCCACCAATGCCTGGAATGGGGCCCCCTCCACCACCGATGCCTGGAATGGGGCCACCTCCACCACCGATGCCTGGAATGGGGCCCCCTCCGCCACCGATGCCCGGAATGGGGCCCCCTCCACCTCCGATGCCTGGAATGGGGCCCCCTCCTCCCCCTCTGCCCGGTATGGGCCCTCCACCACCTCCCATGACTGGTTTAGGACCACCATCGCCACTAACACCTGGAATGCCTCCGCCGCCTCCATTAAATGCTGGACCTGTACCATTCCCAGCGCCACCCGTGGGTGGATGGAATATGCAAAGAGCaa CTCTGAGGAAAACTCCCATAAAGCCCGCGGCTCCCATGAAGCCTTTATATTGGACGAGGATTTTAGCACCACCGATTCCCCCATCGTGTCAAGGCGATCCAGAAACATCGGGATTCAAACCGCTCTGGCTAGAAATAGAAGAAGCTAAATTGGACAACATAGACGAATTCGCTAATCTATTTTCACGTCAAGTCGTAAAAGCTCCCGTTAAGAAAAAGGTTGAAGTGAAGAGTAAAATACAACCCATCAAGATTTTGGACAGCAAACGTTCGCAGAACGTCGGGATTCTAGCTCAGAGTCTGCACGTGGAGTTCTCGGAGATCGAGAACGCTATCTATAACTTCGACACTTCAGTCGTCAGTTTGGAGGCTCTGCAGCAGATTTATGAATTG AGAGCCAAAGATGAAGAGCTGATGATGATCAAGGAGCACTTGAAGACTAAACCCGGCGTGCCACTGGATAAGCCGGAGGCGTTCCTTCATGACTTATCCGGAATCCACAATTTCGCGGAGAGAATATCTTGTTTTACATTCCAAGCGGAGTTCGACGATGCAGCAAACACGATAATGCACAAATTAGATAATCTGAAGCACACTTGCGag TTTCTTGTGACGAACGAATCTCTTAAGCAGCTGTTTGCTATCATACTGGCTCTCGGCAATTACATGAACGGGGGGAATGGTCAAAGAGGACAGGCTGATGGATTCGGTCTAGAGATACTTTCTAAATTGAAAGACGTTAAG TCGAAGCAGTCCCATATAACGCTACTACACTTCATAGTACGTACGTACATGCGCGTTTCGTCACTTGGAGCCCTACCGGTGCCGGAGCCCGGGGACGTTGCCCGCGCCGCCGCCCTAGACTTCGCAGAGGTCGCCACGAGTCTGAACACGCTGCGCACTAACCTTGACG AGTGCCGAGAAAAGGTTGAAAAAGTTATCGAGACGGATGCACGGATACAAAAGACGGAAGACGAAAACGCGAGTtgtgaaagtaaaaaaagacTGGAAGTGTTCAAAGACAAAATGACGGCGTTCCTGAACGCTGCGGGAGAAAAACTTAAGACGGAAAACGATAACTTATCAGAgtgtaaaaataagtttatagcTACAGTGAAATTCTATCAATATTCTCCAAAATGTGGCAAAGTTGAAGATTGTGAACCGAAGGAGTTTTTTTCCCTTTGGACGTCGTTTTGCAGTgattttaaagacatttataaaaaagaagaaCAAATAGCTATTAAAGAAAA attaaaagaaactaaaaaGCTACAGTGCGAAAGAAAAGCGAATACCCAACCAAAAAAAGAGGGTGGTTTGAAAGCCCGTCTTCAGAAGTTGTCTAGCACAAAAAAATGA
- the LOC116768569 gene encoding glycoprotein hormone beta-5, whose amino-acid sequence MLDTKRCFRIVLLMMTIWCVSDGASSSLNNRCKLKRYTHKAVQTDFNGLRCWDDVKILSCWGFCLSYEIAHWQFPYKESHHPVCVHGERKHASVKLRHCDAGVEPGTELYHYVEAVNCKCQVCSSEDTSCEWLPPDSPFGGLIREDVDGME is encoded by the exons ATGTTAGATACTAAAAGGTGTTTTAGAATAGTACTGCTGATGATGACAATATGGTGCGTATCAGACGGCGCTAGTTCATCACTCAATAACCGCTGTAAGCTGAAACGATATACACATAAGGCTGTACAAACGGATTTTAACGGTCTTCGGTGTTGGGACGATGTAAAGATTCTCTCATGCTGGGGATTCTGTTTGTCTTATGAG ATCGCGCATTGGCAATTTCCATACAAGGAATCTCATCACCCTGTATGTGTCCACGGCGAGAGAAAACATGCCTCTGTCAAACTACGCCATTGCGATGCCGGTGTAGAACCCGGCACTGAATTATACCACTACGTTGAAGCAGTTAATTGCAAATGTCAG GTATGTTCATCAGAAGACACCAGCTGTGAATGGCTTCCACCAGATTCACCTTTTGGAGGTTTAATAAGAGAAGACGTGGATGgaatggaataa
- the LOC133319556 gene encoding uncharacterized protein LOC133319556, producing MGNTQAGEKQHKTGKSPAKGKHFIRNLNRKSSGKETKKNARKKSIGRRETPDKEFDKTSESDNNETIEASDNDTVECVFKTSTGEGGAGTSVQSEVTVTRCEYSQRSPTRDHSHAVSPAEKSSSDSVFTDPLTPLAVEVNQCYYSAESDSAPEEPLVTNLAPCIDAQQVTLAVEAGQTTMPHDDTATPLSFHDSIEKEEKLDISDEISDRDNNETVMGGILSKSKEETLPHKDHECNHEFLENRLKACPGQTSFTISRHRKVELPPVADTSLNILDDDKKSVIPVSVMERSPIQMFYEKLHLSPSISTQSRGSYVPSTYTKIKTLHDDEISKLLDTF from the exons atgggCAATACACAAGCAGGtgaaaaacaacataaaaccGGAAAGTCACCAGCCAaaggtaaacattttataagaaatttaaacagaaaaaGTTCCGGTAAAGAAACTAAGAAAAATGCTCGTAAAAAGAGCATCGGAAGGCGAGAAACTCCAGATAAAGAGTTCGATAAAACATCAGAATCCGATAACAATGAAACTATTGAGGCATCTGATAACGACACGGTCGAGTGCGTGTTCAAAACATCGACTGGCGAGGGGGGGGCGGGAACTAGTGTGCAGTCGGAGGTAACGGTGACCAGGTGCGAGTACTCCCAGCGGTCACCGACCCGCGACCACTCACACGCCGTCTCACCCGCCGAGAAATCCTCCTCGGACTCAGTATTCACGGACCCTTTAACGCCGCTCGCCGTAGAAGTCAACCAGTGTTATTACTCCGCCGAGAGCGACAGCGCTCCCGAAGAACCGCTCGTCACGAACCTCGCTCCATGCATCGATGCGCAACAGGTGACCTTGGCAGTCGAAGCCGGACAGACAACTATGCCTCACGATGATACTGCCACCCCGCTGTCATTTCATGACAGCAtagaaaaagaagaaaaacttGACATTTCCGATGAGATTAGTGATAGAGATAATAATGAAACTGTTATGGGTGGCATTTTATCGAAGTCAAAGGAGGAAACCTTACCGCATAAGGATCATGAGTGTAATCATGAATTTCTGGAGAACCGGTTGAAAGCTTGTCCGGGACAGACCTCATTTACTATATCCAGGCACAGGAAAGTGGAGCTTCCACCGGTCGCAGATACCTCTCTTAATATTCTGGATGATG ATAAGAAAAGCGTCATTCCAGTGTCAGTGATGGAGCGGTCCCCGATTCAAATGTTTTACGAAAAGTTGCATCTCTCACCCTCGATAAGCACACAGAGTCGAGGGTCGTACGTCCCAA GTACctatactaaaattaaaactctgCATGATGACGAAATTTCTAAATTGCTGGACACATTttga
- the LOC116768303 gene encoding formin-2 isoform X1: MQLSSNRVNFSNSATHFNYVQLLSKDRPARKRIQDIVTLLGLHSDHVAIFSAVESPLDKARHKLKNISSAKSALVLHVTKNLRIFFVKPVLWLKLSFNIYGKYTDMAIEWDLETRTVTVLSSCRGRRRYLWIINISSPCYIKFTKNHWRQMLLNWFASSTSEDNHLRNILNSQDLKTLGVQYCTHLLAAGVLRQIPDKDAPTEKIFKPNLMYYWSHMEMPASQPVTPGRLDMSSWPPERDTLNLKTQTQITNYCTMENQYNKQHSEDVNDIAEAKFVISQLKRKLQELEYQLENYKMSPQIGLINKKINNTFMSTPENLSNRNKIDLVSREVQTINDSEVIRLSDKPVINYKDASTGVNEDCNLELSRLGKNNELYNNDLLGKSEKRSEKIENYCKLNKSRDTNNAYRNEDITNISGNGNRKLSNRERDLLITNLTNQLYSIDDNNINNTCESSSDASFLSTTTELLSSSSNRFLDINQDNISNSSIEFLCRNDDKKTDCNIQSSDLKNSIIPIQTIEARDVTLSDMNLTLKGSAKSNDCQSAATPPPPYPGMLPSPPPAPGTIQDQSLCKESKSPDIKQQSSTPANQHKIDLLDDSKGSPTQDIVKSSSIDESPKSNRNLDCFREIENNDLKAKNFNSVSSNQYDERKRNSINSSLPLSNDNVLPPPQSQESTVLSPQDIKVDDTKTPDIPGLEPLSLKLELPSTESPKTAISPHSPVKVVGPPPPPMPGTEGLTPVMPIMGPPPPPMLGMGPPPPPMPGMGPPPPPMPGMGPPPPPMPGMGPPPPPMPGMGPPPPPMPGMGPPPPPMPGMGPPPPPLPGMGPPPPPMTGLGPPSPLTPGMPPPPPLNAGPVPFPAPPVGGWNMQRATLRKTPIKPAAPMKPLYWTRILAPPIPPSCQGDPETSGFKPLWLEIEEAKLDNIDEFANLFSRQVVKAPVKKKVEVKSKIQPIKILDSKRSQNVGILAQSLHVEFSEIENAIYNFDTSVVSLEALQQIYELRAKDEELMMIKEHLKTKPGVPLDKPEAFLHDLSGIHNFAERISCFTFQAEFDDAANTIMHKLDNLKHTCEFLVTNESLKQLFAIILALGNYMNGGNGQRGQADGFGLEILSKLKDVKSKQSHITLLHFIVRTYMRVSSLGALPVPEPGDVARAAALDFAEVATSLNTLRTNLDECREKVEKVIETDARIQKTEDENASCESKKRLEVFKDKMTAFLNAAGEKLKTENDNLSECKNKFIATVKFYQYSPKCGKVEDCEPKEFFSLWTSFCSDFKDIYKKEEQIAIKEKLKETKKLQCERKANTQPKKEGGLKARLQKLSSTKK; the protein is encoded by the exons atgcaGTTGTCAAGTAATAGagttaatttttcaaattcagCAACCCATTTCAATTACGTGCAATTATTAAGCAAAGACCGACCTGCGAGGAAACGAATACAAGACATTGTTACTTTGTTAGGATTGCACAGCGATCATGTAGCCATTTTCAGTGCAGTTGAATCACCTCTTGATAAAGCccgacataaattaaaaaatatatcaagtgCTAAAAGTGCTTTAGTGTTACATGTGACCAAAAACTTGCGGATATTTTTCGTGAAACCAGTGTTGTGGctaaaactttcatttaatatatatggaaaatataCTGATATGGCTATTGAATGGGATTTAGAAACCAGAACCGTAACAGTATTATCGTCTTGTCGAGGAAGGAGAAGATATTTAtggataataaatatctcaagtccttgttatataaagtttactaAAAATCATTGGA ggCAAATGCTTCTTAATTGGTTCGCATCATCCACATCTGAAGATAATCATTTGCGGAACATTCTCAACAGTCAGGATCTCAAAACACTTGGGGTACAATACTGTACGCACTTGCTGGCGGCCGGTGTCTTAAGACAGATACCTGACAAGGATGCTCCAactgagaaaatatttaag CCTAATCTAATGTATTATTGGTCACACATGGAGATGCCAGCATCTCAGCCAGTCACACCGGGAAGATTAGACATGTCCTCATGGCCGCCTGAACGTGATACACTTAActtaaaaacacaaacacaaaTCACCAACTATTGTACTATGGAGAACCAATATAACAAACAGCACAGTGAAGATGTTAATGACATAGCTGAGGCAAAGTTTGTTATATCACAGTTAAAAAGGAAACTTCAAGAATTAGAATACCAgttggaaaattataaaatgagtcCACAAATtggattaattaataaaaagattaataaCACATTTATGTCGACTCCAGAAAATTTATCGAACaggaataaaattgatttagtcAGTAGAGAGGTTCAAACAATAAATGATAGTGAAGTTATTAGGCTGTCAGACAAACctgtgataaattataaagatgcAAGTACAGGTGTAAATGAAGATTGCAATTTAGAATTAAGTAGATTAggtaaaaacaatgaattgtATAATAACGATTTACTAGGTAAATCAGAAAAGAGATctgaaaaaatagaaaattattgtaaattaaataaaagtcgaGATACTAATAATGCTTATCGGAATGaagatataacaaatataagtgGTAACGGCAATAGAAAGCTTAGTAATAGAGAAAGAGATTTACTAATCACGAATCTTACAAATCAACTATATAGTAtagatgataataatattaataatacatgtgAAAGCTCCTCGGATGCTTCATTCTTAAGTACAACAACAGAACTTTTAAGTAGCAGTAGTAACAGATTCTTGGACATCAATCAGGACAATATATCTAACTCATCTATAGAATTTCTTTGTAGAAATGATGATAAGAAAACTGATTGTAATATACAATCGTCAGATTTGAAAAATAGCATTATCCCAATACAAACTATAGAAGCAAGAGATGTTACGTTATCAGATATGAACCTCACATTGAAAGGTTCTGCTAAAAGTAATGATTGTCAATCTGCTGCTACACCACCGCCTCCGTACCCTGGGATGCTGCCATCTCCCCCACCTGCGCCAGGGACAATCCAAGATCAGTCACTTTGCAAGGAATCAAAATCACCTGACATAAAACAACAGTCATCAACACCAGCTAATCAACACAAAATCGACTTACTTGATGACAGTAAAGGTTCCCCAACACAAGATATTGTTAAAAGTTCCAGTATTGATGAATCTCCAAAATCAAACAGAAATCTAGACTGTTTCAGAGAAATCGAAAATAATGACTTAAAAGCTAAAAACTTCAATTCAGTCTCTTCAAACCAATATGATGAAAGGAAAAGAAATAGTATAAATTCCTCACTACCTCTCTCCAATGATAACGTGTTACCACCGCCACAATCACAAGAGTCCACAGTATTATCTCCTCAAGATATTAAAGTAGACGATACTAAAACGCCGGATATCCCTGGTCTAGAACCGCTGTCTTTAAAGTTGGAGTTACCGAGTACAGAATCACCAAAAACAGCGATAAGTCCGCATTCACCAGTAAAAGTTGTGGGTCCTCCACCCCCACCTATGCCTGGAACTGAGGGTCTCACACCAGTAATGCCAATTATGGGCCCCCCTCCCCCGCCAATGCTTGGAATGGGTCCCCCTCCTCCACCGATGCCTGGAATGGGCCCCCCTCCCCCACCAATGCCTGGAATGGGGCCCCCTCCACCACCGATGCCTGGAATGGGGCCACCTCCACCACCGATGCCTGGAATGGGGCCCCCTCCGCCACCGATGCCCGGAATGGGGCCCCCTCCACCTCCGATGCCTGGAATGGGGCCCCCTCCTCCCCCTCTGCCCGGTATGGGCCCTCCACCACCTCCCATGACTGGTTTAGGACCACCATCGCCACTAACACCTGGAATGCCTCCGCCGCCTCCATTAAATGCTGGACCTGTACCATTCCCAGCGCCACCCGTGGGTGGATGGAATATGCAAAGAGCaa CTCTGAGGAAAACTCCCATAAAGCCCGCGGCTCCCATGAAGCCTTTATATTGGACGAGGATTTTAGCACCACCGATTCCCCCATCGTGTCAAGGCGATCCAGAAACATCGGGATTCAAACCGCTCTGGCTAGAAATAGAAGAAGCTAAATTGGACAACATAGACGAATTCGCTAATCTATTTTCACGTCAAGTCGTAAAAGCTCCCGTTAAGAAAAAGGTTGAAGTGAAGAGTAAAATACAACCCATCAAGATTTTGGACAGCAAACGTTCGCAGAACGTCGGGATTCTAGCTCAGAGTCTGCACGTGGAGTTCTCGGAGATCGAGAACGCTATCTATAACTTCGACACTTCAGTCGTCAGTTTGGAGGCTCTGCAGCAGATTTATGAATTG AGAGCCAAAGATGAAGAGCTGATGATGATCAAGGAGCACTTGAAGACTAAACCCGGCGTGCCACTGGATAAGCCGGAGGCGTTCCTTCATGACTTATCCGGAATCCACAATTTCGCGGAGAGAATATCTTGTTTTACATTCCAAGCGGAGTTCGACGATGCAGCAAACACGATAATGCACAAATTAGATAATCTGAAGCACACTTGCGag TTTCTTGTGACGAACGAATCTCTTAAGCAGCTGTTTGCTATCATACTGGCTCTCGGCAATTACATGAACGGGGGGAATGGTCAAAGAGGACAGGCTGATGGATTCGGTCTAGAGATACTTTCTAAATTGAAAGACGTTAAG TCGAAGCAGTCCCATATAACGCTACTACACTTCATAGTACGTACGTACATGCGCGTTTCGTCACTTGGAGCCCTACCGGTGCCGGAGCCCGGGGACGTTGCCCGCGCCGCCGCCCTAGACTTCGCAGAGGTCGCCACGAGTCTGAACACGCTGCGCACTAACCTTGACG AGTGCCGAGAAAAGGTTGAAAAAGTTATCGAGACGGATGCACGGATACAAAAGACGGAAGACGAAAACGCGAGTtgtgaaagtaaaaaaagacTGGAAGTGTTCAAAGACAAAATGACGGCGTTCCTGAACGCTGCGGGAGAAAAACTTAAGACGGAAAACGATAACTTATCAGAgtgtaaaaataagtttatagcTACAGTGAAATTCTATCAATATTCTCCAAAATGTGGCAAAGTTGAAGATTGTGAACCGAAGGAGTTTTTTTCCCTTTGGACGTCGTTTTGCAGTgattttaaagacatttataaaaaagaagaaCAAATAGCTATTAAAGAAAA attaaaagaaactaaaaaGCTACAGTGCGAAAGAAAAGCGAATACCCAACCAAAAAAAGAGGGTGGTTTGAAAGCCCGTCTTCAGAAGTTGTCTAGCACAAAAAAATGA